A single Rhopalosiphum padi isolate XX-2018 chromosome 4, ASM2088224v1, whole genome shotgun sequence DNA region contains:
- the LOC132928330 gene encoding histone acetyltransferase KAT6B isoform X1, producing the protein MKEKENTSVSFSQWQTWVLEAVNKIRGQKQRPSLERIVNAIRQHHRYPVGDIETQIERCVESGAVLKVFNKGQNTYMNPGGTANRKLIINADTDLTKIVVKVVGQLDEEGSSYKNIDRYIQHAYSIELKNEGCDLTSLLKSTLTKAVDKGLLVLDGKLYRLPVSPDSTTSLIGTPVLKYSSGRKTRLLKVDSNEIETTPLSLRRAGRKRKKVSVCDTSSLTDNEASDKELNKASGNICADCLGTSAKNLCGEAEPLKQCRGGCGVSLHPSCLASKCKGPLTTLLARGSRWFCQDCRTCSAIPSCTVTEHMFLLNCDTCDRGYHMQCLQPPVVEKPKSAWRCSFCLDHHDTNVYMEVEPFEERRGRKKSSLKNKRSSRRSQHVKAQDLKLGTPSTSSSMNQRDVTEDGNVSSPDSSAPPSPVPISGSVRRDNAISKEKAKFFRQSAAFNARGVNGRGSGVPKVNAPLNMRLSSSSSDSSSSSSSSSSSRSRSSSSSSTSSSSSDSSNSSSSSSSSSAHACSLSVRPSRPIFPLPKCLAARNADFNESPSSLSSKSCNSTSESVQSSKKIDHRSKLSDKQNDPSEIKKVDKINDQSKVTPKVLLRAPKLIAKVNCSQPKIFPLSNSKSDNSDTPISLFKQLLTDNSDKPWGFAALAAKAPIVEPIKPEVCNKKDKPIAGFIQLKGLFDGLSHFYSTPLQSRTRPRNEKDIKSSSKTDPKVICADKKFKISEKQQSPSFLVKSAVSSKLMETREVAEIGGDKILNNEKSLDNSPSAFRDHLSVPTIRPVTRSVLENMSRLVASDLPSGVLHEDVEIYKETRTRAMSSTIQAPEFITSNHPVRCPAAIQFGKYEVETWFSSPFPQEYARLPKLFLCEFCLKYTKSKSVLERHMHNCNWRHPPATEIYRRGNLSVFEVDGNANKIYCQTLCLLAKLFLDHKTLYYDVEPFLFYVLTKNDGFGCHLVGYFSKEKHCQQKYNVSCILTMPQYQRQGFGRFLIEFSYLLSKIEGQPGTPEKPLSDLGQVSYHAYWKAVILEYLDKHRDSDSICINDISRKTGLMRHDITYTLQSLNMVVEICEKLTICIDWNIVDAHLKRKNLSKQIPIEPECLRWTPLMPASNLLVSPDDKDNQDLEEPLPIKIEIIKSPIKKKRIARRMPMIKRRRKMDKKKRRCLYGAEKKPNSIQPVENISLVEEEEPPVKKNKNGHKNIKIEEKIIKDHSTDEKSESKSKSVEKSIENKIIEKIKEESIEDIKVEIPNPKSQAKTKQSLISNFLKRENPDTKVIVVPQKKKRKLPRGRSRKRQRSKIQNDNTEPKVKKVRNIEPESLEIETIDENIELQPVKNENTDNLDDVDELDSKDVEKIEGENEVSKKSDEEEKEISKTSDDEREKEISKTSDKEDEKENLHENNDRGPENMIEEKEDTNIKLEEEKFIDDKVDQIDTDVLIGKSKNAIAECSKKNTDFKADKITVDNIICSNTNDDNIVNSKGEEFEQIKNQLDSKVNVEVTSNNDVLKRPNDRESYNVVDMCNDVPKIKPLESEKESSDKAVEFTCNLEKSQKTIVDDVTLQKPKEQPCNIIAPLDTKQNENVPNNYDKTNLIQTETKQYNDQVVLSSKFKGDSVETDIQIFNNTVPCNNFSKTDVTAQSPMSSVTDKQYSNCLMVTNDYCKPSSDSSLLSNVKQYSAESLPNEYSKTSTAVLPNPKQYGETLMNEYRKLDMLQPEINKQMYNKEDSVEYMKNSQVLPAPINSSQEVFKVVEQSKSKVSEKNYSNSIVTDHTITVPKYDNVKQEKQSKRTTPSPKTVPYRLPAEVPQVDKSRLHDYLSPMGFLNYQKINNSIAMAHPDIPKTTKDMYADKKTDAVNINLPKDKEVMNMPKTMDNSLLYSSVMQQSPYTDQSMMHLSLHHHLAHSSQYHHSPPVPAQVPPPIHQTKSRNKKSEQRRLAQQNQTPVVPSTQQPTPPPIPSHTQSYHHHHQTATYMMPQPSPSSPYHHSVIQHRMGQQGGSCSSADFYLSHTTNQHAAAAAAQIASCNLSKLQQMTNGLDHHRRHISSPASSPASSPANMTPPPPAASAAAAHLLQQSAVAYHKLYQQAGQTNQSRQYGHQTRGSPASPNVGLMTMQYGAPPPPFNGYRVASQSTPPPSAASYMNQTTGQLQYTTHTQDPHHQNSVYPTSAYNGSYLQPLNGSMHR; encoded by the exons atgaagGAAAAAGAGAACACTAGTGTGAGCTTCTCCCAATGGCAGACATGGGTTTTAGAAGCTGTAAATAAAATTCGTGGCCAAAAGCAGCGGCCATCCTTGGAACGTATTGTAAATGCAATACGTCAACATCACCGTTATCCTGTAGGGGATATTGAAACACAAATTGAACGATGTGTGGAAAGTGGCGCAGTGTTAAAAGTCTTCAACAAAGGCCAAAATACTTATATGAACCCTGGTGGCACTGCAAATcgtaaattgattattaatgcAGACACTGACTTAACTAAAATTGTAGTGAAAGTAGTTGGCCAATTAGATGAAGAAGgttcatcatataaaaacattgatCGTTACATTCAGCATGCTTATTCTATAGAACTTAAAAATGAAGGATGTGACTTGACTTCATTACTCAAGTCAACATTAACCAAAGCAGTTGATAAGGGCTTATTGGTGTTGGATGGAAAATTATATAGGTTACCTGTTAGTCCAGACTCCACAACATCATTGATCGGGActccagttttaaaatatagttctgGAAGAAAAACACGATTACTTAAAGTAGATTCAAATGAAATTGAAACAACCCCTCTTTCACTCCGTAGAGCTGGGAGAAAAAGGAAAAAAGTATCTGTTTGTGATACTAGTTCACTTACAGATAATGAGGCCAGTGACaaagaattaaataaa GCTTCCGGGAATATTTGTGCTGATTGCTTAGGTACATCGGCCAAAAACCTATGCGGCGAAGCAGAACCGTTAAAACAATGTCGAGGTGGTTGTGGTGTTTCATTGCACCCTTCTTGCTTAGCTAGTAAATGTAAGGGTCCTTTGACTACCTTGTTAGCTCGTGGTTCTCGATGGTTTTGTCAGGATTGTAGAACATGTTCAGCAATTCCATCGTGTACAGTGACTGAACAT atgtttttattaaattgtgatACATGTGATCGAGGTTATCATATGCAATGTCTTCAACCTCCAGTTGTAGAAAAACCAAAATCGGCATGGCGATGTTCATTTTGCTTAGACCATCACGATACTAATGTTTATATGGAAGTAGAACCATTTGAAGAGCGCAGGGGTAGGAAAAAGTCTAGTCTCAAAAACAAAAG GTCAAGTCGTCGGAGTCAACATGTCAAGGCGCAAGATCTTAAACTTGGAACACCATCCACTTCCAGTTCAATGAATCAACGTGATGTCACGGAAGACGGTAATGTCTCCTCTCCTGACTCCTCGGCTCCCCCCTCTCCCGTTCCGATTAGCGGCAGTGTGCGGCGGGACAATGCTATCTCCAAGGAGAAAGCAAAATTCTTTAGGCAAAGTGCTGCGTTTAATGCGCGAGGTGTGAACGGGAGAGGATCTGGTGTGCCGAAAGTCAATGCCCCTTTAAACATGCGCCTTAGTTCTAGTAGCAGCGATAGCTCTAGTAGTTCGAGTTCAAGCTCGAGCAGTCGTAGTCGCAGCAGCAGTTCAAGTAGCACGAGCAGTAGCTCTAGTGATAGTAGTAACAGCTCTAGTAGCAGTAGTAGCAGCAGTGCGCATGCTTGTTCTCTTTCTGTGCGTCCAAGCCGGCCCATATTTCCTCTCCCGAAATGTCTCGCCGCAAGGAATGCCGATTTTAACGAAAGTCCTTCAAGTTTGTCCTCTAAAAGTTGTAATTCAACATCTGAATCTGTTCAATCCTCTAAAAAAATTGATCACCGTTCTAAATTAAGTGATAAGCAGAATGATCctagtgaaataaaaaaagtagataaaataaatgatcaatCTAAAGTAACCCCTAAAGTTTTACTAAGAGCACCAAAACTAATTGCTAAAGTTAATTGTTCACAGCCTAAAATTTTTCCACTTTCAAATTCTAAATCGGATAATTCAGATACACCTATTTCGctattcaaacaattattgaCAGATAATTCAGATAAGCCATGGGGGTTTGCTGCTTTGGCTGCCAAAGCTCCCATTGTTGAACCTATAAAGCCTGAAGTCtgtaataaaaaagataaaccTATTGCTGGATTTATTCAATTGAAGGGTTTATTTGATGGGTTAAGTCATTTCTATTCAACACCATTACAATCTCGTACTCGACCTAGAAATGAAAAAGATATAAAATCGTCCAGCAAGACTGATCCGAAAGTCATTTGTGctgataaaaagtttaaaatatcagAAAAACAACAATCTCCTAGTTTTTTGGTTAAGTCAGCTGTTTCATCTAAATTAATGGAAACTAGAGAAGTAGCAGAAATTGGGGgtgataaaatactaaataatgaaaaatcctTAGACAATTCTCCTTCCGCCTTCCGTGACCATCTGTCCGTGCCGACGATACGTCCAGTCACCCGTTCCG TGCTGGAAAATATGAGCCGCCTGGTTGCATCAGACTTACCATCTGGCGTTTTACATGAAGATGTTGAAATCTATAAGGAGACAAGAACACGGGCAATGAGT AGTACAATACAAGCTCCTGAGTTCATTACATCTAACCATCCTGTAAGATGTCCTGCTGCAATTCAATTTGGTAAATATGAAGTAGAGACGTGGTTTTCATCTCCTTTTCCTCAAGAGTATGCTAGACTTCCAAAATTATTTCTTTGtgagttttgtttaaaatatactaagagCAAATCAGTTTTGGAAAGACATATGCATAACTGTAACTGGAGACACCCGCCAGCTACTGAAATCTATCGGCGTGGAAATCTGAGTGTTTTTGaa GTTGATGGAAATGCCAACAAAATTTATTGTCAAACATTATGTCTAttagcaaaattatttttggatcATAAGACTCTATATTATGATGTAGAACCTTTCCTATTTTACGTTTTGACTAAAAATGATGGTTTT gGCTGTCATTTAGTCGGTTACTTTTCTAAAGAAAAACATtgtcaacaaaaatataacgtgTCATGTATCTTGACTATGCCTCAGTATCAAAGACAAGGATTCGGACGATTTCTTATTGAATTTA gttatCTCCTATCCAAAATTGAAGGACAACCAGGAACTCCAGAAAAACCTCTTTCTGACTTGGGTCAAGTATCATATCATGCATATTGGAAAGCTGTTATACTGGAGTATTTAGATAAACACAGAGACAGTGATTCTATCTGTATTAATGATATTAGTAGAAAAActg gTTTAATGAGACatgatattacatatacattacaATCTCTCAACATGGTTGTAGAAATTTGTGAAAAACTGACGATTTGTATTGACTGGAATATTGTAGATGCTCATTTAAAGAGGAAAAATTTATCTAAACAAATTCCTATTGAACCAGAATGTTTAAGATGGACACCTCTTATGCCAGCAtctaatttattagtttctcCAGATGACAAA gatAACCAAGATCTTGAAGAACCTCTTccaattaaaatagaaataatcaaAAGTCCAATAAAAAAGAAGCGTATAGCAAGAAGAATGCCAATGATAAAGAGACGTAGGAAGATGGATAAAAAGAAGCGTAGGTGTTTATATGGTGCAGAGAAGAAACCTAATTCTATTCAACCTGTTGAAAACATAAGTCTTGTAGAAGAAGAGGAGCCacctgtgaaaaaaaataaaaacggacataaaaacataaaaatagaagaaaaaattattaaagaccATTCAACTGATGAAAAGTCTGAGTCAAAATCAAAATCTGTTGaaaaatctattgaaaataaaataattgaaaaaattaaggaGGAGAGTATTGAAGATATTAAAGTTGAAATACCAAATCCTAAATCTCAAGCAAAAACTAAACAAAG cttaatttcaaatttccttAAACGCGAAAATCCAGATACAAAAGTTATTGTTGTTcctcaaaagaaaaaaagaaagttGCCTCGAGGTAGATCACGTAAAAGACAAAGATCAAAAATCCAAAATGACAACACTGAACCTAAAGTCAAAAAAGTTCGAAACATTGAACCAGAGTCTCTTGAAATTGAAACTATTGATGAAAATATAGAATTACAGCCT GTGAAAAATGAGAACACCGATAATCTAGATGATGTTGATGAGTTAGACAGTAAAGATGTAGAGAAAATTGAGGGAGAAAACGAagtatcaaaaaaatctgacgaagaagaaaaagaaatatCCAAAACATCTGATGATGAAAGAGAAAAAGAAATATCCAAAACGTCTGATAAAGAAGACGAAAAAGAAAATCTACATGAAAATAATGATAGGGGTCCAGAAAACATGATTGAAGAAAAAGAagacacaaatataaaattagaagaAGAAAAATTCATCGATGATAAGGTAGACCAAATTGATACTGATGTATTAATTGGAAAGTCAAAGAATGCTATTGCTGAATGTTCAAAAAAGAATACAGATTTCAAAGCTGACAAGATTActgttgataatataatttgttctaATACTAATGATGACAATATTGTTAATTCCAAGGGGGAAgaatttgaacaaattaaaaatcaattggaTAGTAAAGTTAACGTAGAAGTAACAAGTAACAATGATGTTCTTAAACGTCCAAATGATAGAGAGTCTTATAATGTAGTTGATATGTGCAATGATGTTcctaaaataaaaccattagaATCTGAAAAAGAATCTTCTGACAAAGCTGTAGAATTCACATGCAACTTAGAAAAGTCTCAAAAAACTATTGTGGATGATGTTACATTACAAAAACCTAAAGAGCAGCCTTGCAATATTATTGCACCTTTGGATACGAAGCAAAATGAAAATGTGCCAAATAATTATGACAAGACAAATCTTATTCAAACTGAAACAAAGCAATATAATGACCAAGTAGTTTTATCAAGTAAATTTAAAGGAGATTCTGTTGAGACTGATAtacagatatttaataatacagtaccatgcaataatttttccaaaacaGATGTTACTGCACAGTCTCCAATGTCTTCTGTTACTGATAAACAGTACAGTAATTGTTTGATGGTTACAAATGATTACTGTAAGCCATCGTCAGATTCATCACTGTTGTCAAATGTCAAACAGTACAGTGCTGAATCATTGCCAAATGAATACAGTAAAACAAGCACTGCAGTACTTCCAAATCCAAAACAATATGGTGAGACTTTAATGAATGAATATAGAAAATTGGATATGCTTCAGCCAGAAATAAACAAGCAAATGTACAATAAAGAAGATTCTGTTGAGTACATGAAAAATTCTCAAGTTCTTCCAGCTCCTATTAATAGTTCGCAAGAAGTGTTTAAGGTTGTGGAGCAGTCAAAATCTAaagtttctgaaaaaaattattctaattcaaTTGTGACTGATCACACAATAACTGTGCCTAAATATGATAATGTCAAACAAGAGAAACAGTCTAAAAGGACAACTCCTTCACCAAAAACTGTGCCATATCGTTTGCCTGCTGAAGTGCCACAAGTAGATAAATCACGTTTACACGACTACTTGTCTCCTATGGGGTTTCTCAATTATCAAaagattaataattcaatagctATGGCCCATCCAGACATTCCTAAAACAACGAAAGATATGTATGCAGACAAAAAAACTGATGCCGTCAATATAAACTTGCCAAAAGACAAAGAAGTAATGAACATGCCTAAGACTATGGACAACAGTCTTTTGTATTCGTCTGTTATGCAACAATCGCCATACACTGACCAGTCTATGATGCACTTATCACTCCATCACCATTTGGCCCATTCATCCCAGTATCATCACAGTCCACCTGTACCAGCTCAAGTTCCACCTCCTATTCATCAAACAAAATCACGGAATAAAAAAAGCGAACAAAGAAGATTGGCTCAACAGAATCAAACTCCTGTTGTACCATCTACCCAACAACCCACCCCTCCACCAATACCTAGCCATACACAATCATATCATCATCACCATCAAACAGCTACATACATGATGCCACAACCATCGCCCTCTAGTCCCTATCATCATTCTGTGATTCAACACCGAATGGGTCAACAAGGAGGTTCATGTTCGTCTGCTGACTTTTATTTGTCACATACTACTAACCAACATGCAGCAGCTGCAGCTGCACAGATCGCATCATGTAACCTTTCCAAACTTCAACAAATGACAAATGGATTGGACCATCACCGCAGACATATTTCTTCGCCTGCATCATCACCAGCCTCTTCTCCTGCTAACATGACTCCACCACCACCTGCTGCGTCTGCAGCTGCTGCACACTTGCTGCAACAGTCTGCGGTTGCCTATCACAAATTGTATCAACAGGCTGGTCAGACCAATCAGTCAAGGCAGTATGGCCATCAAACACGCGGTTCTCCGGCGTCACCAAACGTTGGTCTTATGACAATGCAGTATGGTGCGCCGCCGCCTCCTTTTAACGGTTACAGGGTAGCGTCACAATCCACTCCACCACCTTCTGCTGCAAGTTATATGAACCAGACAACTGGACAACTACAGTACACGACGCATACACAAGATCCACACCATCAAAATAGTGTGTATCCAACTTCAGCATACAACGGCTCGTATTTACAACCTCTAAACGGGTCCATGCACAGATAA